Proteins from a single region of Aquipuribacter sp. SD81:
- a CDS encoding diguanylate cyclase translates to MRVALVANGLGDYVVRIAAGMSEVIGTAGGSVLVVVLPPVPVTRGRWLARVVAGGAVDAVALTSVMDPVSGEACVADLLEQAAGVPLVTLGVAHPAVPDVSCDNAAGASAAARHLLGLGRRRPLLVAGMADSTDSTVREAAFLATCEQLGVPGGEVRLLRAGYSRELAYRRTTALLREDAVGGTRAPDCVFAVNDEMAMGVVDALTVHGLRVPDDVAVVGFDATEAAVAVEPGLTSLDQDLLEQGRCAARILLARLRGGRVPRRVRTRARLVVRGSTDPAAAREDPGPAVPAGPAGTTARNHELLLLHPGLLSASSAPDLRAELAALLPRTPLRRVLLSRARDGEGELVHGHGVDVDVSPVPRFALERLVPTCVETQLDHGLLVVHLLTDGDRETGVLVHEHDAAHRLSGEALHRVLTAALARLVRAEQLQEHAAALEELVTSRTAELREANERLRAALLVDGLTGLQNRGSFDAALQAAWDEHERTGQPLSVLMCDVDHFKVYNDVLGHLAGDRCLRAVAGSVAEAVRGGRDLVARFGGEEFVVLLPGADAEAADKVARRVLRRLRAAGLPHPGAASGRVSVSIGHATSARPDVLGEPAVLVGRADQALYRAKTLGRDRSAGWVDAGTPSVTASP, encoded by the coding sequence CATCGGCACGGCGGGCGGGTCCGTGCTGGTCGTCGTCCTGCCGCCGGTGCCCGTGACCCGGGGCCGCTGGCTCGCCCGCGTCGTCGCGGGAGGGGCGGTCGACGCGGTCGCCCTCACCTCCGTCATGGACCCGGTGTCGGGCGAGGCCTGCGTCGCCGACCTCCTCGAGCAGGCGGCGGGTGTCCCGCTGGTCACCCTCGGGGTCGCGCACCCGGCGGTGCCCGACGTCAGCTGCGACAACGCCGCAGGGGCCTCGGCCGCCGCACGGCACCTCCTGGGCCTCGGCCGACGCCGCCCCCTGCTCGTGGCCGGCATGGCGGACAGCACCGACAGCACCGTGCGGGAGGCGGCGTTCCTCGCCACCTGTGAGCAGCTGGGCGTGCCCGGCGGCGAGGTCCGCCTGCTGCGGGCGGGCTACTCGCGCGAGCTCGCCTACCGCCGCACGACGGCGCTGCTGCGCGAGGACGCCGTCGGCGGCACCCGTGCGCCGGACTGCGTCTTCGCCGTCAACGACGAGATGGCGATGGGCGTGGTGGACGCCCTCACGGTGCACGGGCTGCGGGTGCCCGACGACGTCGCCGTGGTCGGCTTCGACGCCACCGAGGCCGCGGTCGCGGTCGAGCCCGGCCTCACGAGCCTCGACCAGGACCTGCTGGAGCAGGGACGCTGCGCCGCCCGGATCCTGCTCGCGCGGCTGCGGGGCGGTCGCGTGCCGCGACGGGTGCGGACGAGGGCACGGCTCGTCGTGCGCGGCTCGACCGACCCCGCGGCGGCGCGCGAGGACCCGGGGCCGGCGGTGCCCGCGGGCCCCGCGGGAACCACCGCCCGCAACCACGAGCTGCTCCTGCTCCACCCGGGTCTGCTGAGCGCCTCCAGCGCGCCGGACCTGCGGGCGGAGCTGGCGGCCCTGCTGCCGCGCACGCCGCTGCGGCGGGTCCTGCTCTCGCGTGCCCGCGACGGCGAGGGCGAGCTCGTGCACGGTCACGGTGTGGACGTCGACGTCAGCCCGGTGCCGCGCTTCGCGCTGGAGCGGCTGGTGCCGACCTGCGTGGAGACCCAGCTCGACCACGGCCTGCTCGTCGTCCACCTGCTGACCGACGGCGACCGCGAGACCGGGGTGCTCGTGCACGAGCACGACGCCGCGCACCGCCTCAGCGGCGAGGCGCTGCACCGCGTGCTCACCGCGGCGCTCGCGCGGCTGGTCCGTGCCGAGCAGCTGCAGGAGCACGCCGCCGCCCTCGAGGAGCTCGTGACCTCGCGCACGGCGGAGCTGCGGGAGGCGAACGAGCGGCTGCGGGCCGCGCTCCTCGTCGACGGCCTCACGGGCCTGCAGAACCGGGGCTCCTTCGACGCGGCCCTGCAGGCCGCGTGGGACGAGCACGAGCGGACGGGTCAGCCGTTGAGCGTCCTCATGTGCGACGTCGACCACTTCAAGGTCTACAACGACGTCCTCGGGCACCTCGCGGGCGACCGCTGCCTCCGGGCCGTCGCCGGGTCGGTGGCCGAGGCGGTGCGGGGCGGGCGCGACCTCGTCGCCCGCTTCGGCGGCGAGGAGTTCGTCGTGCTCCTGCCCGGCGCGGACGCCGAGGCGGCCGACAAGGTGGCGCGTCGGGTCCTGCGCCGGCTGCGGGCGGCGGGGCTGCCCCACCCCGGGGCGGCGTCGGGGCGCGTGTCCGTCAGCATCGGTCACGCCACGAGCGCCCGGCCGGACGTCCTCGGCGAGCCCGCCGTGCTCGTCGGCCGTGCCGACCAGGCGCTGTACCGGGCCAAGACGCTCGGGCGCGACCGCAGCGCGGGCTGGGTGGACGCCGGGACACCGTCGGTGACCGCGAGCCCCTGA